From a region of the Dictyostelium discoideum AX4 chromosome 2 chromosome, whole genome shotgun sequence genome:
- the idhC gene encoding isocitrate dehydrogenase (NADP+) (Similar to NADP+~Similar to NADP+), with protein MVEKIIVSNPVANLLGDEQTRVIWDLIEKKLIFPFLDLKVETYDLGIEYRDKTNDQVTIDAANAIKRLKVGIKCATITPDEARVTEFGLKEMWKSPNGTIRNTLGGTLFREPIVCKNVPRLVTCWNKSIVIGRHAFGDQYRATDFVVKGAGKLELTYTPADGSAPQKFQVFDFPSDGGVALGMYNTDASIKEFAYACFNFSLDKKWPLYLSTKNTILKRYDGRFKDIFQEIYEREYKVKFDTAGIWYEHRLIDDMVAYAMKSEGGFVWACKNYDGDVQSDAVAQGYGSLGLMTSVLLSADSLVAEASHGTVTRHFREHQKGRETSTNSIASIFAWTRGLEYRAKLDNNDKLLKFCHALEASCIDAVESGFMTKDLAICVKGSVENVKRTDYLNTEEYINKVAELLVSKLTAL; from the exons ATGGTAGAAAAAATCATTGTTTCAAATCCAGTTGCTAATCTTTTAGGTGATGAACAAACCAG aGTTATTTgggatttaattgaaaagaaattaatttttccatttttagatttaaaagtTGAAACCTATGATTTAGGAATTGAGTATCGTGATAAAACCAATGATCAAGTTACAATTGATGCAGCCAATGCAATTAAGAGATTAAAAGTTGGTATTAAATGTGCAACAATTACACCAGACGAAGCACGTGTCACAGAGTTTGGATTGAAGGAGATGTGGAAATCACCAAATGGTACCATTCGTAATACATTGGGTGGCACATTATTTAGAGAGCCAATTGTTTGTAAGAATGTCCCACGTTTGGTCACCTGTTGGAATAAATCTATAGTTATTGGTCGTCATGCATTTGGTGACCAATACAGAGCCACTGATTTCGTAGTAAAGGGAGCTGGCAAGTTGGAGTTAACCTACACACCAGCCGACGGCAGTGCACCACAAAAATTCCAAGTCTTTGACTTCCCATCCGATGGTGGTGTAGCCTTGGGAATGTATAATACCGACGCCTCAATCAAAGAGTTTGCCTACGCCTGCTTCAACTTTAGTTTGGACAAAAAGTGGCCATTATATCTCTCCACAAAGAACACAATTCTCAAGAGATACGACGGCCGTTTCAAAGACATTTTCCAAGAGATCTACGAAAGAGAGTACAAAGTTAAATTCGACACTGCCGGTATTTGGTATGAGCATAGACTCATCGACGACATGGTCGCCTATGCTATGAAGAGTGAGGGTGGCTTCGTTTGGGCTTGTAAAAACTATGACGGTGATGTTCAATCAGATGCCGTCGCCCAGGGTTATGGTAGTTTGGGTCTCATGACTTCAGTTTTACTCTCTGCCGACTCTTTAGTTGCTGAAGCCTCCCATGGTACTGTCACTAGACATTTCCGTGAACATCAAAAAGGTAGAGAAACCAGTACCAATTCAATCGCTTCTATCTTTGCTTGGACTCGTGGTCTTGAATATCGTGCTAAATTAGATAacaatgataaattattaaaattctGTCATGCTCTTGAAGCTTCCTGTATCGATGCTGTTGAATCTGGTTTCATGACTAAAGATTTAGCAATTTGTGTTAAAGGTTCAGTTGaaaa tgtAAAACGTACAGACTACTTAAATACTGaagaatatattaataagGTTGCCGAATTACTTGTTAGCAAATTAACTGCATTGTaa